One genomic window of Cygnus atratus isolate AKBS03 ecotype Queensland, Australia chromosome 16, CAtr_DNAZoo_HiC_assembly, whole genome shotgun sequence includes the following:
- the FITM2 gene encoding acyl-coenzyme A diphosphatase FITM2 has protein sequence MEQLERCCRSLRAGLAAGAVRRRLPWVLLGIVLLGSALKDGDLVPETPMQNKRNLLNVYFVKVAWAWTFWLLLPFIGVTTYLFAKSKFLYGPTKSILTALRRLNALLVGTAVWYVCTGLFVYIENLTGMCSTSGKHNEPRQLYATKQECHQDNGIWNGFDISGHCFLLSYCALMIVEEMAVLEGLSIDQNSKLRVVVNSLFVSLCFLTMIWVFMFVCTAVYFHDFSQKLLGALIGLSAWYVTYRVWYLKPFSPGLPLPNIPLSSKKYSYSR, from the exons ATGGAGCAGCTGGAGCGGTGCTGCCGCTCGCTGCGCGCCGGGCTGGCGGCCGGGGCCGTCCGCCGCCggctgccctgggtgctgctcgGCATCGTCCTCCTCGGGTCCGCCCTGAAGGACGGCGACCTGGTGCCGGAGACGCCCATGCAGAACAAGCGCAACCTGCTCAACGT ATACTTTGTCAAGGTGGCTTGGGCATGGACATTCTGGCTTCTGCTGCCCTTCATTGGAGTTACCACCTACCTTTTTGCCAAGAGCAAGTTCCTCTATGGTCCCACGAAGAGCATTTTGACAGCTCTGCGGCGTCTTAATGCACTGCTGGTGGGCACTGCCGTCTGGTACGTCTGCACCGGACTCTTCGTGTATATCGAGAATCTCACCGGCATGTGCTCTACCTCGGGTAAACACAACGAGCCTCGCCAGCTGTACGCCACCAAGCAGGAGTGCCACCAGGACAATGGAATCTGGAATGGTTTTGATATCTCAGGGCACTGTTTTCTGCTCTCGTACTGTGCTCTAATGATTGTGGAAGAAATGGCAGTGCTGGAAGGCTTGTCCATAGACCAGAACTCAAAGCTGCGTGTTGTGGTCAACagcctttttgtttccttgtgttttctCACCATGATCTGGGTATTCATGTTTGTGTGCACTGCTGTATATTTCCATGATTTCAGTCAAAAGCTTCTTGGTGCGCTGATAGGTTTGTCAGCTTGGTATGTAACGTACAGAGTTTGGTACTTGAAACCATTTTCTCCTGGACTACCTCTCCCAAATATACCTTTGAGTTCAAAGAAATACAGCTATAGCAgataa
- the GDAP1L1 gene encoding ganglioside-induced differentiation-associated protein 1-like 1 yields the protein MATPNNVTPTNCSWWPISALENDAGKGKEGEENQDPTDPALKAQDRLVLYHWTQSFSSQKVRLVIAEKGLPCEERDVSMPLLEHKEPWFMRLNLGEEVPVIIHRDNIISDYNQIIDYMEKNFTGDNVPQLIPEPGTPLHSRVLQYRELLDSLPMDAYTHGCILHPELTTDSMIPKYATAEIRRHLANASMELMKLDHEEEPPLTEPYLSKQKKLMAKILEHDNVNYLKKILGELGMVLDQIEAELEKRKLEYQGQKCELWLCGCVFTLADVLLGATLHRLKFLGLSKKYWEDGSRPNLQSFFDRIQKRFAFRKVLGDIHTTLLSAVVPNAFRLVKRKPPSFFGASFLMGSLGGMGYFAYWYLKKKYI from the exons ATGGCGACTCCCAATAATGTCACTCCCACCAACTGCAGCTGGTGGCCCATCTCGGCTCTGGAGAACGACGCGGGGAAAGgcaaggagggggaggaaaatcAGGATCCGACAGATCCCGCTCTCAAAGCCCAGGACAGGCTGGTTTTGTACCACTGGACCCAGTCCTTCAGCTCCCAAAAG GTGCGGCTGGTCATCGCGGAGAAGGGGCTGCCCTGCGAGGAGCGGGACGTCAGCATGCCCCTGCTGGAGCACAAGGAGCCCTGGTTCATGCGGCTCAacctgggggaggaggtgcCCGTCATCATCCACAGGGACAACATCATCAGCGACTACAACCAGATCATCGACTACATGGAGAAGAACTTCACGGGAG ACAACGTCCCCCAGCTGATCCCCGAGCCCGGGACCCCGCTGCACTCGCGGGTGCTGCAGTACCGGGAGCTGCTGGACTCGCTGCCCATGGACGCCTACACGCACGGCTGCATCCTGCACCCCGAGCTCACCACCGACTCCATGATCCCAAAGTACGCGACTGCTGAGATCCGCA GACACTTGGCTAACGCCAGCATGGAGCTGATGAAGCTGGACCATGAGGAGGAGCCACCGCTGACAGAGCCGTACCTCTCCAAGCAGAAGAAGCTCATG GCCAAGATCCTGGAGCACGACAACGTGAACTACTTGAAGAAAATCCTCGGCGAGCTGGGAATGGTGCTGGACCAGATCGAGGCcgagctggagaagaggaagctggaGTACCAAG GGCAGAAGTGTGAGCTTTGGCTCTGTGGCTGTGTCTTCACTTTGGCCGATGTCTTGTTAGGAGCTACCCTGCATCGCCTCAAGTTTCTAGGACTCTCTAAGAAATACTGGGAAGACGGCAGCAGACCTAACCTACAGTCCTTCTTCGACAGGATACAGAAACGCTTTGCCTTCAGGAAAGTCTTGGGAGACATACACACCACGCTCCTCTCAGCAGTGGTACCCAACGCCTTCCGGCTGGTCAAGCGGAAACCTCCCTCCTTCTTCGGAGCCTCCTTCCTGATGGGATCGCTGGGGGGAATGGGATATTTTGCTTATTggtacttaaagaaaaaatacatctaa